Below is a genomic region from Eupeodes corollae chromosome 1, idEupCoro1.1, whole genome shotgun sequence.
aaattagccgttcggattcggcatataaacagtaggtccttccattcctgacaacattactcgcacacaggattggttgagagttgtaagtcactaggccctagttcgcaaAGGACTGTtaagccacccaatttatttatttatttttgtatgtcctATTTGAACACTGAGTAACTGCACAATTTTTTCAGACCATTATAAAAGATTAACACAATTTTGAAACGTCATTTAGTGCCATTTTGGTTATGAGTTGATAAACAGTAGCCTTATTTCCTCAAAGTTAGACATAATAATCACCAAGGCACGCTATCGTAGGATTTAACACACTTTGTTTGGCCACAAATGCAAAAAGAAAGTGGAGACTGGCacaattttcaatacaaaagtCCCAGAATCACGAAAATATAGAATCTCGAAAACCTAAAACCCAGAGAGGCCAATTGcccgaatatttttttaaagtaattttaataaattaaatacaaacctATGTCAGCTCAAAACAATGTTGGATCATAAACTTTGAACAttatttaaagtaataattttaattgaatttgtatatcaaattatttcaatttttaaaaattattgaaaatggttacttcaaatacatacaaaactaagcaaattttcgatttaaaatatttgtttggattTTCAGTTACTTtggtttatttcaattttggatATTCGGTATCTGCATTCCGACTTTTTGGGATTTTTGGTTTTAAGGATTCTGCATTTCCGAGAATTTTAATAGTCAGGATTTAGCTCCAAAACCGCAGAAAAACTTCTATTTTCAATAAGACTGCTGGCACACCTTTCTAAATCGCAGCCGCTTTGATCAGGTTCTTGCAGCACAAGTTCCAAGGACGCGTTGTGTCAAAAACTGGCATTGGAGTCTTAtctttgttttccaaatttaacaGTACTTGACTTTATTCTGTGAAAttagtttaagaatttaaatactTATTAATTATTGGTACCAAGTCGAAAACGTTGACGAACTGAAAGCtaaaatattgatgaaatagATTTATTAGGGCCTGAAATATTGCCCAATGTTATGTACATAGGATTCCCGCAAAGAAGCTGCTTTTTGTGTATCTAATGGTGgtatcaaaataattgtaagtgaaatgaagttattaaattattaaaatattaattagtgTTTAAGATACGCTAACGGTGAAGTGAACAAAGTAACAGAAACTATTCAACAACtcatttatatacaattttatctttatattgaaatttcttCTTGAAATGCTGAAAATGTAGCAGAAATCCTTCGTTGAGCAAGTCTTACCAAGAATAAGAGTTAGTGAGTGATAAAAATTGTTCACAGTGAGCCAAGAAAGCATCGAATACGAGCCACGGTCAAAACAACCATCAACGACATCAAGGAATTGATTATTGATCTTATTTCAGTATTGGAAGGAttagtgaatatttttttaagtgaactTTTAGACCTTacaaaaaagatcaatttcTTCACTTGTATTCCGTTATCATTCTCCAAAATCACTATGAATACCTTTTAGCAACCATCGAAGTCACCCTTGACAATATGACTTATAGCAATTCGTTTATTTTGATAGTGCGAAGAAGATATTGCAACATGTTTTGAAAACTTACAAGAAATGTTTGCAGAAATGTATTGTATCTCTGTTGGGAAGACTTTGGCCGGCTTATGCtaataaactaaaataagaCTTCGGAGGCTTAACAACACTTTtacccaaattaaaaatattacaaatttccAGCGAGGTGTCATGATCATTTAAAAGAAGAACTTAGACAAAACAATGAAATAATATCGCAGTAGTAGTTTTAccgaaatttaataaattattaatcgaAGAGTTTGttcgtttatttgtttgtttgtttaattgaaGGCGCTAATATCAGGATCTGCTTTTCCGAAACTTCCGAAACCAGTTGGATCATCACTCTATGACTAGTATGAGTGGAGCACCAATtaagaatgttttaaaatctGGGCTAGTTTTCCAGTTTAAGAGCTTCCACTTCGTGCGCTGCAGAAACGGTTAAAGTTTTGCTTAAATAATATATTACAGTTCAAAATCGTGCAAAATCGTATCCTTACCTCCtagtggtgcccgctggatagCCGAAAGGTAAACTAACAACGGACGTTGGATCCATCGGATCCAGAACTGTGTCACCAGAGTTACCTTTTCAGGAGGCAGGAGCAAAAGACCAGATATCGCTCTGAAAACCAGCTCTTGCGATCTCAGTGATGCTCAGGTCTGACAAGCCGGCCGTGGAAggaaattatgaaaataaaagtaatagcCTCGGATGAACAGACTGATAATGTTGACAACTcaatcccccccccccccccccccccgcgAACGAAAAACGGACAGCGATTTACGTGTATGTACATGGAATGTGCGTACACTCAACCGGCAATGCAAAGCAGAGCAGCTTGCAGATGCCCTCGCCGAACTCAATGCTGATGTGACAGCCCTCAAGAAAATGCGATGGAATAGGCCAGGCTGTAGAAAGATTGATAGCTGTCATTTCTACTATGTGGGAAGTGTATACTCGATGGGAGGAAGCTTAGGGAAACTAAGGCAAAGAGTTTAAAGCTTTCGGGAAGTTAgcgaagagaaggatgacaataccaaagaagaGTTCTACGAGCTCCTtgccaaaacatatgagcaatgtcacaaaaatttaaaattctcctgggagattttaaccctaaaattggtaaagaaggcatctttggCAGGCCAATTGGAAGACATAGCCTACACGACATCACATCTGGAAGTGGACTCAGGTGTATCGACTTCCGAGCCGAGAAAAACATGGTGGTCACTAGATCCCCTCTCCCAGATATCCCCAAAGGTACTTGGCGGTCCCCCGATAatcgaacatgcaaccaaatcgatcatgttgatattgacggaagacactgttctagcatacttggcgttcgtacgtacagatcagccaacatagattccgattccaggagaagattcaacgttggaagactgcagcagAGGTTCTTTGTCGACGGTGTATCCATAGAGGTTGTGAGAAACTATAAAACGTGCCCAGAGACccactggcagctttgcaaaAAATCCACCAGGAATGCTGCTGAagaagtgctaggtttctcacagccGCCAAAGCTGCTgaagaggtgctaggtttctcacagattgtggcagcaaaAGAGGACACGATCTTCCCATCAGCTCTACGTAGACAAGAGAAGGAATGAGAGCCGCTTGATCAGGAGAAAGAAAAAAGCCCATGAGCAGGGTGAAATCGAGAAGATccagggatgttttaacaggaaatAGGTGCGGAGCTTTTGTAGAAGAGGCTAAAAGAAAGCAATGGGATTCACTAGCTGCCCTGGAGCTTGCAAAGATAAGGAGGGGAATACCGTAGACAAGACGCAGTCAATACTTAAAATCAGGAGATATTATTTaaaccagctgcttaatggtggtgaagtcaacgattccgccagcgggcagccacgtcaaatccatttaATTCACGATCTAGAGTTTCACCCACCCGACCAGAAtgagatcaaactagccatcactagacttaagtcaaacaaagcggccggtgatgacggtctgcaggcGGAGCTTTTTAAATACGATGGAGCAGATcgggtaaggagcatgcaccagctagttactaaaatttggtcggaagaaagcatccTTGACGAATAGAAATttcatcttttcattgattgtAAAGCAGCTTATGAGAGTGAAGACAGAAACGAACTATAACGGGCCATGTCGAGTTTTTGTttccctaccaaactgatacgacttatcaggatgacactggaaaatgctcgttgctgcgtcaaaattggaagagacttgACCTAACCTttgaaaccaccagaggactttaACAAGGCGaagcgctgtcatgtagctgcttcaatactgttcttgaaagagtggtgcccAACACCAACGCAAATACAAGTgacaccatctttcaaaaatccacacactatcttggatatgcagatgacatcgacattacagaaagaaccaaacgagcagtgacgggtgccttctctaatatcgagtctgaggcgaaggaaatgggtcttgacattaacgaagacaaaacgaagtatttactgtcgtcaagtagagtcgattcacaccgtagactgggtcaaaatgtgacaattgacaggtataacttcgaggtgttaaacaaaatttttatctgggcactgccgtttattctgcaaatgacatcagcacgGAGATCTGGCAGGCAAAGTAAAATCTGGCGCATAATATATAATTATGAGTTGTACGAGTTTTACAGCGATTTGCCATTGGTCAAAAAACGTCAtgttcaacgcttaagatggcttgGGCATGTGGAGCGAATAAACAtcaaagctccagcccgtaaggtattcaacgcgaagcctgagggaacaagaagcagaggcaggcctcatctccggtggagtgattaAGTTGAAGCCGACACTACAACTTGGTAtacgaaactggaggcagcaagctagagatcgagtaagctggcgaaagttattacttgagacccaggagcacaatgcgcagtagcgccaactaaagtaagtaagtaatatgtGACAGAATTGTTGCCCTTTATTAGTTCTAAAACTAAGACTACGACATTTATgtctaattttgaaataaattgctGCTGTTTGCAGGAGTGAGGCTGAAAAGCCGTCCACCTAATCGTGTCCAACAAATTTAATCTCTCAGGCTCGTCGATCATGAACAATGAACATTAAGCATAAAGACTTGCAGTTACACACTAAAGCCTGTTGACTATTTCAAGGGTCGTCACTGGTCAAAATAGTggcaataaatttaaacaatggaTGATcagttttcgaagaaaatcgtcttcagtgatgaggcaccTCAGTGGATTTgttaataagcagaatttgCCGCATTTGGacgaatgataatccaagaaTGATTCTCAAAAAACAAATGCACCCAGAAAGAGTGATTGTTAGATGAGGTTTATGGGCAGGCGGCGTCATCGGGCCGTACTTCTTGgtttggggttatttgaaagaaaaggtttACGTTTATATGCCAGCAACAATTCAATATCTAAGGAATGAGATAACTGGGCACATTTACAGCACATaacctcaattatgcctcagTGTCATCGAACACTTTGACCATATCGTATGGAAGTGTGGAGCCGAAGTCTCAGCGACCGTATTGCCgatatttttttctgtatacGATTGAACTATATCAAtgttatcataataaaaagaaatgacaataatttcctaataatttgtgttttattcaaaatctacGTTGGCCCTTAAAACTTAACCTctaaccaaaattgttttaaaatatagcatgttaataaaataataacgcAGCAGAGGGCAGATAgtctaaaatacaatttttctactTTACTTTAATCTCTTTCTAAACTTTGGATTACATTTTCTGAAATTAAACTGCAAAATTAAACCTATACATTGAAAACCATTAAGAAGctctattttgaaaaagtatacATCTAAACATTTAATGCTCTTAAGCTATGAAAATctttattgagaaaaaaaacccaaaataatttaaaattgtgtgcaatttttcataaaattaaacatcaatttttaatttaatttcctgTTAAATTCATCTCGAAGCCAATTTAAAGTTTCTCGTTATAACCTTTCCAAAACTAATCATaagataaatattatttcttttcgaagaagcagtatttttaaaaggtttctcaaaaacttgattgtataagttttagttttgtctAAAAATGGAAACTTCTCTAAAACAACtttcaaataatattcaattgaaatattcaaaaagccctaataaaaatcattttattaactGTACATAAATGAAAACTACCATTTATAATATCAATAATCCCATTCCCAAAGTTTTTATAAAGCATATAACTATAAGTAAGTTACAACCCCCAACCCCATCATCCcttgattttttgttattggAAGTTGTAACAAACGCACAGGTAGTTAGGGTAGGTAAAGGGTCGGTAAGGTAGGCAAAGGTATGAAAAGGCAAAAGGTACTTGATCCCTTTGCTTGCTTCTTATCTCTGTGTAGGTATATGAAAAACTTTCTTCCACTGCTTGCATTCTGCATTCTGGCATTCTGTAAGCTGATGCTGTGTAACTGCAAAAAAGCAGACACAGCTAAGATGTTACAAAAACTTCAAGAGTGCTTTTAAATGGTTGAGGGTTGACTCTGTGAGAGTTTAAAAACCACTGATGCGAATATAGTGCAATTATTCCGCTAGGTGGGTGCTTTTGTGCTGTCTCGAGTGGAAAAGAATTTTCTACCTACTtccacaaaaataagaaaaattaacttcTTCAACACCtgttctatatttaaaaaacacacaaaacttcacagtgatttttctcaaaactatgTTTCTCTAGgtagttaaaaatatcaaaaactttactttGGAAAATTCTTTAAGTTGAGTTTTGTAGAAAAGGGTGCTATTGCGATGCACTGAGAATTCCATGTGTGAGAGAAAACAATCGAACTTTCTCCACCCCAATATTTTCCAGCAGCtctacaaattttaactttGCCAACAACAGTTGTCCTTCGAACTGAAATAAGTCCATTGCTAGTTGGCATGTATGGCAGAAAGTTGTCCGCACATCCTTCTCTCTCTGCCTCCTTCTATCAGCTTCAACATCCTAAAAACATCCCGGAACAGGTGGCATCAGACAGGTATCTTCCATTCGTAACCCTGATGAGTCTCAGCCTCagcaaaacaacaaacaaacctaactaaaaaaagttaaaagctcttttttggacaCTTTGTGGAACGTAAGCTTCGTGTTGTGGAATGCAATTTCTGTATGAGGGTTAATAAGGTGATAAGGCCAACCGTCAGCCAGCCAACTACTATCTCTATACCACCAGGACCACTGCTtctgccactgccactgccactcACATGGCTCTTGCTCCTCTTGTGAAGTCCATTTTTTAGGGAACACAAAAAGCGAAAACGGTGTTGTTCTTGATCCTGATGGCTGCTGTTTTTGTTGGGACTTGGGACTTTTGGAAGCTACATGCTTTTCGTCCTCTGTGATGTGTGCTCTGCTCTGTCAGTGCTGTGTGGCAATAAAATGGCTTACAATTGTTGTTACCACTTCAGTTGCGATTCAGACTACGAAGCGTGATAATCGTgagaataaatattaaaataaaaaagagcatTTTGCGATAAATCTTGTAGACGTACATTCTCCTTCCGAAGGATAAAAGGTTCTTCAATTCTTGGGCTTGAGAAGAACAAGTGGAAGAGTGAAAGCAAAAGTGCGATGACATTTGGCGGAATTAATTATTATGAGAaggataaaacaaaaaccaaacactcGAAATATTCGCGTCGCGTTCGAGATGTCtgtgaatgaaatttattaccGCGTCAAGTCGAAGTGTGAATGAGggataaaacaaaaagtgaaagcaaaatcgaaatcgaaagaaagaaaaataaatatattttaaaaagacacACAGTTAATGACATCCGGGGAATGGGATCTACGTGCTTTGAAGGCACTCGAAGAGGAGGAACAAGCCCAGTTTCGTGCAATAAGTGaatcgaatttatttaaaatctccCTACCGCCGCCACCGCCACCTGCAGCGACAGCTCCTCCGCCACTGCCGAGTGCTTCGTCCTCGTCAACGTCATCCTCTAACCAGCCACAGATAATCCTTCCCACAATCAATGAGCATTGCGGTGATTTAGACGATGGCCTGGACGTTCCACCCCTGCCGCTAACACTCTTTCGTTCCTCCGATGTGGCTGCTTCAACCTTATCTCTTGGTAGAAAGAAAAaaccatcagcatcagcatcatcatcaattGCAGCGAATCAGCCATTCTTACTGTCCTTATCGTCGTCGTCTTCCGGTGGTGCAGCTAAGCCAACCGGAACTTTCTCACCACCGCAATTTACTGCTTCACCCATTTTCACACCGCCACCGATACGAAGGTGTGCCACCTTATCACACTCTGGTTCTGGCGGTGGTCCTGCTGTTCGTCGCCACTTTAGGAGTCTTCATCATCAGATATTGGGAAAGAAGAGTGCTGCATCTGGCGGTCTTGAAAGGCGTCGTAGTCGTAGCAATTACAATTGCAATTACACAAGTTGCGCAGGTGGTGGCAGTGGTGGTGAAGGCGGCGGTGGTAGTCCGGGTCCGGCGACAGTTGGTGGCGGGCTAGGGTTGTCGGGAAGTCTCAGTGATAACAACGACTACGACTCCACAGACAGTGGTTCGTGTACGGTGCCGTTAACTAAGGACTCCATAGAAATGATGCGACTTATGCTCTTCTCCGCAACTTCCAGTAAATCAAATTCACCGGAAATACCACCATCGATTGCTTCGGCATCGGCCTCGTCCTCTCTATCTGCAACTGGTGTTGGAGGTGGTGTTGGAAGTGGTGGTTTCAGTGGGGGTTTGGGCTTAGGCTTGGGTTTGGGTTCATCGAGGCCGTTAAAGATATCCTCTTTAATTCATGATGACAGCTGCATCGACGATGACATCCTGACCAATGGGAATTGTAATAGTTCGGGAGTCAAGCGAAGacagaatcatcatcatcagcaacagcaacagcagaagcagcaacaacaaccccgacataaaagctttttaagttTTACAGGTTGTGACAGTTTcattggtggtggtggtggtggtggtggaagTGGTGGTAGAAGTGgtggcagcagcagcaacagcagcgcAACGGGTGGTGGCAGCATAATGGGTATAACGTGCACAATTCGGAAGAGCCCCACAAAAAGTCTCCTCATGTCCGGTTGCGCTATTGAGCTGGATGCCTCAGCTCTCAATCCAACCCGCAGTAGTGATCAGGATTCTGACATCATGGAGCCAACTCTGGcagcaacatcatcatcatcaggaccATCATCAGCCAAAGGGCAACTACAAATGCTGCTCGATGAAGATGGCAGTGGCATTAGGACGGCAAATCATTTCAACGATTTAGTTAAATCAATACAATCAACAAAGTCAACAGGAATTGCAACTGCTACCGACTCCGCGGCAGGACCTCCATCCtcgcagcagcagcaacagcagcaccaGCATCAGCATCCTTGTTCGGCGATGTTCGACCATGAACTGGAGCATCATATCAAACATTGTTCGTGTTCGTGTAATCACATGGGATATGGCAACTCGATGGATTATCAGGTAGGATATAAAAGTTCtgtttttacagtttttgttgTCATCATTTTGCTTCAGGATTTTTTAGCTTTGTTCTTGGAAGTCCTTTCTTCTCCGTGCACACCGTGTCCTAATGTCAGTTGTGTGACTGTGATGATGACGAGGATTTctgtcatcgtcgtcgtcgttgtagtcaACGTTGCAGGGTATTCAGTATCCGCTGCTTTCATTTGGATTCCTTTCCTCCAGGGAGATGATTTCTAACTCTTTACACCCATTCTCACTCTAATTATAtcctttttgtgaaattttaacaaaattaaatttatctcaATTTTATACTCGCAACGGTCGACACGATGCTTGTCGACGTAGCCGTCGTTGATGTCAAACGTCGACTTCGTCTCCGCGTAGTTGCGCTGCTCACGCTATGTGGTGTGTTTCTTTGCTTTGGTTTTTTGGTGTATGCCCTTGTGTAACAGCACATGGGAGGGTTTTTGACTTGACACTCCTTATGCACACAGAGCGTCACATGTCCTTGTTGCCTTGGTGTAAGGGAATTCCCTTAAAATGCTGGAATgacaacaagaaaaaattaaataaaggatTCACTGCTTTGACTTGGTGAGCAAATTTGTCACACCACTTACAAAAGGCAGCTCCATTTTGAATTTCCAGATAAGTCGAGCGGTACATAGTTGCAGAAGAAGAAATTTTAGggtttccattttattttactttttcggtccgacaaaaaaaaaaaagaattttgacagcaaacaaagaaagaaaaaaggaccAACGAGCTCGGAAAAGCCAAGTGGGTTCCTATATGTGCTCCATCGTCGTTGTCGCTCCACCGCCTTCCGGAACCAGCAAAACATTGAGTTCGGATGATGGAAGGatctaaaaagagaaaaaaaacttgttgaatttaaattcgACACGTTTTTGATGTTGGATTTTGACtaggaactttttttttcgttcatccgtcgtcgttgtcgt
It encodes:
- the LOC129942389 gene encoding uncharacterized protein LOC129942389 isoform X1, with protein sequence MTSGEWDLRALKALEEEEQAQFRAISESNLFKISLPPPPPPAATAPPPLPSASSSSTSSSNQPQIILPTINEHCGDLDDGLDVPPLPLTLFRSSDVAASTLSLGRKKKPSASASSSIAANQPFLLSLSSSSSGGAAKPTGTFSPPQFTASPIFTPPPIRRCATLSHSGSGGGPAVRRHFRSLHHQILGKKSAASGGLERRRSRSNYNCNYTSCAGGGSGGEGGGGSPGPATVGGGLGLSGSLSDNNDYDSTDSGSCTVPLTKDSIEMMRLMLFSATSSKSNSPEIPPSIASASASSSLSATGVGGGVGSGGFSGGLGLGLGLGSSRPLKISSLIHDDSCIDDDILTNGNCNSSGVKRRQNHHHQQQQQQKQQQQPRHKSFLSFTGCDSFIGGGGGGGGSGGRSGGSSSNSSATGGGSIMGITCTIRKSPTKSLLMSGCAIELDASALNPTRSSDQDSDIMEPTLAATSSSSGPSSAKGQLQMLLDEDGSGIRTANHFNDLVKSIQSTKSTGIATATDSAAGPPSSQQQQQQHQHQHPCSAMFDHELEHHIKHCSCSCNHMGYGNSMDYQTTGFGGLPDVTEHSNIRRSISRQNSISNSDSIEISSIQKTKGLTIKSNTSRQSKNQNDTQGHASSKRNFCIYSLSLMAALALSLVAAMLAYQHFLMAPSRNSHEQRLRIVRRILRDVPLVDGHNDFPWNVRKYAHSSLELVELSHDMDHKSMWNRPAWSQTDITRLRQGLVGVQVWSAHVPCEAQGLDAVQLALEQIDIIHRLTDMYPKDTALVTSYQEILTVRRQGLMASMIGIEGGHAIGSSLGVLRSFHSLGARYLSLTHKCDIPWAGSSSSPFEMGLTTFGKAVVKEMNRLGMMIDLSQSSDETARDVFQVTRAPVIFSHSAARQLCNSTRNIPDDVLRLVADNGGLIMISFDSEVVSCGRTSTLLDVVAHIKYIRSIAGIQHIGIGAGYDGIEQPPVGLENVSKYPDLLATLLEDNNWSEEDIAMLAGKNFLRVLKSVENVRDYWKRAAIPPGEVSEQLPKTHCTYMSS